A genomic segment from Mycosarcoma maydis chromosome 13, whole genome shotgun sequence encodes:
- a CDS encoding uncharacterized protein (related to STU1 - component of the mitotic spindle) has protein sequence MADPDAIYELAQRIESNIEVDKRVAALHSLQSLLESAGHVVEADAVTSAVKVALRHANQALSTASLSFIPTYASMIYSGDATDSHSLLNHNVRMLVNSVGLLVIDKLGDQKERIREAARTALIELGNAAYAISSGHLTTSGKGKETETPLGIFERTLREAGLAAKFARVREQSVLLLPILRQSCEKYPIRPLLSTTVELLLDADATVREGARSTLITLFSSATPAAKADLKKELEKRAVRKQTADAILREVLGAPSAATSAPVLSPPAPTTFAPTTRSQFNSSHGADASIPTSYMKSAPAAGTTFPSMPSASATAAADGIRPVYIASRSDLERTFTTMMPFFENKESEHNWLNREQSMIKIRGLLVSGAHRQFGETLFVAQLKAVQEGILKCISSLRTTLSMHAIHLVQELAMELGDDLAPCVEAFLIHLVGMAGFTKKLIANATQEAAAAIMVNVSFRPLYLQLIWQAFQEKNVATRTAAAEHLCTVLNTHAAHRKHAVESHGGLDLLEKCMRKGVGDSNPAARTKSREAFWIFHRHWAAQANALLNSLDPAIRKQVAALAPSDVETDTIVEQQPKADGGPVRVRPGGASMALIQAKKAAALKAAQERDRKKAEDAAAAHEARVAAARAALAEQQQQQQQVQKHLEQQASVEDFVTPVAANNKKGTGFMPIKNRSLHHPGGQGAGAANLKPATELTVVISPTAHQRIQTAISVPLPTSPTPAVTPNARIKSKNLSQTSWETPPHPRSPGLSPVSARSRAISSSSYSSQGSSSSARMQGAASTPRSNRAPPVTHSTLKADLENLSIDGIDGIDDGEVTADATQQARFATSSRDNGTGEDDTLQMNAPEDASMDLMGMDFNSPFKMPASGGRAVKTQSVLLERQNALDALQQTPQPKSHRTISTSSTSSTNSSTTPASASVRRSGLPRPVSTMHSPSPSASASHISAGHIHAPTTSHRVLSSTPSRRAPTNGVSTALENRAKRLDAQASTASASPAKAKPEVWTWIQALMDGTADLRTFRRLARLSSEFGISATKAADERTEQDDEMVLERGPFSNVAWATKSDGAFSSGLQAWLEGGLFGKLFDGLKRYLCVGDGGGSGELQMSAQVVLLRLVENQFSLFGATDREGELLDVVLQSITLLCGTRTSCVASSSIVAGRAALQGFESILGAWSGRCDPVLGFDALLSRSLSDASTVAVLRSGFTPLLVRLPAQLVLEDFLPRLAPLLTSTLHHASPEKRLTAVTVLRHLNDMVRIDAQDSHTRIFDALGLTIRDDDDQAELKSKRALLDVLMYYFSKN, from the coding sequence ATGGCCGATCCAGATGCCATATACGAGCTGGCGCAACGCATAGAGTCCAACATTGAAGTCGACAAGAGAGTAGCTGCGCTCCACTCGTTACAGTCTCTGCTAGAGTCAGCCGGCCATGTGGTCGAAGCAGACGCCGTCACCTCGGCAGTCAAAGTGGCACTCAGGCATGCCAATCAGGCACTTAGCACCGCCTCACTTTCCTTCATTCCCACGTATGCCTCCATGATCTATTCCGGCGATGCAACAGATTCTCATTCGCTCCTCAACCACAATGTCCGCATGCTCGTCAACTCGgttggcttgctcgtcatcgacaaACTCGGCGATCAGAAAGAACGCATCAGGGAAGCGGCCCGCACTGCGCTCATTGAACTCGGTAATGCTGCCTATGCCATCAGCTCGGGTCATCTAACCACCTCGGGCAAGGGCAAAGAGACAGAGACACcgctcggcatcttcgAACGCACGCTACGAGAGGCAGGTCTCGCCGCCAAATTTGCAAGAGTTCGAGAGCAGTCCGTGTTGCTGCTACCTATCCTGCGGCAGAGCTGCGAAAAGTACCCCATCAGGCCTCTCCTTTCCACCACcgttgagctgctcttggACGCCGATGCTACGGTTAGAGAAGGCGCTCGCTCAACTTTGATAACGCTGTTTAGTAGTGCAACGCCAGCCGCAAAAGCAGATTTGAAGaaagagctcgagaagcgagcCGTCCGCAAGCAGACAGCAGACGCCATTCTTCGTGAGGTTCTTGGCGCACCATCCGCAGCAACCTCGGCGCCCGTGCTCAGtccaccagcaccaacaACCTTTGCCCCAACTACACGCAGCCAATTCAACTCGTCTCATGGCGCTGATGCCTCCATACCGACCTCGTACATGAAGTCTGCGCCCGCTGCAGGCACCACTTTCCCATCCATGCCGTCCGCATCCGCCACCGCTGCAGCTGACGGCATTCGTCCGGTATACATCGCCTCCCGATCCGACTTGGAACGCACGTTCACTACCATGATGCCATTCTTCGAAAATAAAGAGTCAGAACATAACTGGCTCAACCGAGAGCAGTCCATGATTAAGATCCGCGGTCTCCTAGTTTCGGGTGCTCACCGTCAGTTTGGCGAGACCCTTTTTGTGGCTCAGCTCAAAGCTGTCCAAGAGGGGATCCTCAAGTGTATCTCAAGTTTGCGAACAACTTTGTCGATGCATGCGATTCATCTTGTGCAAGAGCTAGCGATGGAGCTCGGTGACGACCTGGCCCCCTGCGTCGAAGCCTTCCTGATACATCTCGTCGGTATGGCTGGCTTCACCAAGAAGCTCATTGCCAACGCAACACaggaagctgcagcagccatcATGGTCAACGTCAGCTTCCGCCCACTCTACCTGCAACTGATCTGGCAAGCTTTCCAGGAAAAAAACGTCGCCACTCGtaccgctgccgccgaaCATCTTTGCACTGTTCTTAATACGCATGCTGCGCATCGCAAGCATGCTGTCGAGTCGCATGGTGGCTTGGACTTGCTCGAAAAATGTATGAGAAAGGGCGTCGGTGACTCAAATCCTGCCGCCAGGACCAAGAGCAGGGAAGCTTTTTGGATTTTTCACAGACACTGGGCAGCTCAGGCAAATGCCCTCTTGAACTCGCTAGATCCAGCCATCAGGAAGCAGGTGGCTGCCTTGGCGCCGTCCGACGTAGAGACTGATACAATTGTCGAACAGCAGCCCAAGGCTGACGGTGGACCAGTGAGAGTCAGACCTGGTGGGGCTTCCATGGCACTAATCCAAGCCAAAAAGGCTGCAGCACTCAAAGCGGCGCAGGAAAGGGATCGCAAGAAAGCTGAAGATGCTGCGGCTGCACACGAAGCTCGtgtcgcagctgctcgagctgcgttagctgagcagcagcagcagcagcagcaggtcCAGAAGCATCTGGAGCAACAGGCATCGGTGGAAGACTTTGTCACTCCTGTTGCTGCAAACAACAAGAAAGGCACAGGGTTCATGCCAATCAAGAACCGCAGCCTACATCATCCAGGGGGTCAAggcgcaggcgcagcaaACCTTAAACCGGCGACCGAGCTGACGGTAGTGATCAGCCCGACGGCACATCAGCGCATCCAGACGGCTATCTCGGTCCCCCTGCCCACAAGTCCAACCCCGGCTGTTACACCTAATGCTAGGATCAAGAGTAAAAATCTGTCGCAAACTAGCTGGGAAACGCCTCCACACCCTCGTTCGCCTGGTCTGAGTCCGGTTTCGGCTCGCAGTCGCGCGAtatcttcgtcgtcataCTCATCGCAAGGTTCATCGAGTTCGGCTCGCATGCAAGGGGCTGCGAGCACTCCTCGATCGAATCGTGCGCCACCGGTAACGCACAGCACGCTGAAAGCCGACCTGGAGAACCTCAGCATCGACGGCATCGACGGAATTGACGATGGAGAAGTGACCGCTGACGCAACACAGCAAGCTCGGTTTGCTACGAGCTCGCGAGACAACGGCACGGGAGAAGACGATACATTGCAGATGAACGCTCCGGAAGACGCATCAATGGATTTGATGGGCATGGACTTCAATTCGCCCTTCAAGATGCCCGCTTCTGGTGGACGAGCTGTCAAGACGCAATCGGTGCTTTTGGAACGACAGAATGCGCTTGATGCGTTGCAGCAGACACCACAGCCAAAGTCGCATCGGACTatctcgacgtcgagtACATCGAGTACAAATTCGTCCACGACTCCGGCGAGTGCCTCTGTTCGTCGATCCGGGTTGCCGAGGCCTGTGTCAACGATGCattcgccatcgccatcggcatcggcgtcgCATATCAGCGCGGGACACATACACGCCCCAACGACGAGCCATCGTGTATTGTCATCGACTCCGTCTCGTCGCGCGCCGACAAACGGCGTCAGCACAGCACTCGAGAATCGAGCAAAGCGGCTCGATGCTCAAGCGTCGACAGCGTCGGCCTCACCGGCAAAAGCTAAACCAGAAGTCTGGACGTGGATTCAAGCGCTGATGGACGGCACGGCGGATCTTCGCACGTTCCGAAGATTGGCGCGCCTATCCAGTGAGTTTGGCATCTCTGCGACCAAGGCAGCAGACGAGCGCAcggagcaagacgacgaaATGGTGCTTGAACGGGGACCGTTTAGCAACGTGGCTTGGGCGACCAAGTCGGACGGAGCGTTTTCGAGTGGATTGCAAGCATGGCTCGAAGGCGGGCTTTTCGGCAAGCTTTTCGATGGTTTGAAGCGGTATCTTTGCGTCGGCGATGGGGGAGGCAGTGGGGAACTGCAGATGAGTGCGCAGGTGGTACTGCTTCGATTAGTCGAAAACCAATTCAGCCTGTTTGGCGCGACAGATCGAGAGGGTGAGCTGTTGGATGTGGTGTTGCAATCCATCACGCTGCTCTGTGGTACTCgcacgtcgtgcgtggCGTCTTCGTCGATCGTAGCGGGTAGAGCGGCTCTGCAAGGATTTGAATCCATCCTTGGCGCATGGTCGGGACGCTGCGATCCGGTCCTCGGATTCGACGCTCTGCTCTCTCGATCGCTGTCAGACGCGTCGACGGTAGCCGTCCTCCGCTCAGGTTTCACTCCGCTCCTTGTGCGTCTGCCTGCGCAACTCGTGCTCGAAGATTTCCTCCCGCGTCTAGCTCCGCTGCTGACCTCTACTCTCCACCATGCCAGTCCAGAAAAACGCTTAACCGCAGTTACCGTGTTGAGGCATTTGAACGACATGGTTCGCATCGACGCGCAAGACAGTCACACAAGGATCTTTGACGCTCTTGGCCTGACTATCcgtgacgacgacgaccaggccgagctcaagagcaagcgcgCGCTGCTAGACGTGCTCATGTATTACTTTTCGAAAAACTAA
- a CDS encoding uncharacterized protein (related to COP9 signalosome complex subunit 1): protein MSEIFPATAGSSSMSHTSLTNVQLGPTDNFDWEGYTSNYSDHLRAQRLMYIATHCPGLRRACSREAADHLKKHTRNVSAYQAMVTVHNTEPETGDLVPSLERIETDAEWVQVTEQRNIAHREKLELELRNYQNNLIKESIRMAHRDLGDHFWDTGDYQETTDNVLEMCMNVIEASLVLQNWTNIQTFVSKAEGVLESFLPSASVGEKKLSSLGTSNIVPPTKGASTAGADAIGALFRAGGSAAVPTAISSSSNAQAGSSTEDPTHAASRKRVDEISAKLRAVNAVAELGRRSYEKAAKILLSIDPALSSSFSDIISPSDVSLYVALCSLATMDRAALKTQVIENTSFRGFLEYDPYVRELLEAFSLAQFKKVGEILDQHQARHLLDPYLAPHVETLRTRLTRRALRQFFTPFDRVSIPRMATAFGWSVEQMIEELVACIERGEFKNLPGKAAEEGDARIDAITHTLEYKTKDPRRAVFDAAVELGDKRCRETRRLLLRMKLVENGVVAKAQRAYHTEP, encoded by the exons atgagcgagaTTTTTCCCGCGACGGCTggctcctcgtcgatgtcGCACACATCCCTTACAAATGTACAGCTCGGCCCCACAGACAACTTTGACTGGGAGGGATACACCTCTAACTATTCCGATCATCTACGCGCCCAGCGACTAATGTACATTGCCACGCACTGTCCGGGTCtacgtcgagcttgcagcCGGGAAGCTGCTGACCACCTTAAAAAGCACACACGAAATGTCTCGGCGTACCAGGCGATGGTCACGGTGCACAACACCGAACCCGAGACAGGCGATCTTGTTCCGTCCTTGGAACGCATAGAAACTGATGCGGAATGGGTTCAGGTGACAGAGCAACGCAACATCGCCCATCGCGAAAAGCTTGAACTCGAACTACGCAACTACCAGAACAACCTGATCAAAGAATCTATCCGAATGGCGCATCGCGATCTCGGAGATCACTTTTGGGACACTGGCGACTACCAGGAG ACCACCGATAATGTCCTCGAAATGTGTATGAATGTGATCGAAGCGTCCCTCGTGCTACAGAACTGGACCAACATTCAGACGTTTGTCAGCAAGGCCGAGGGAGTGCTGGAGTCCTTCTTACCATCTGCAAGTGTCGGTGAGAAAAAGCTTAGTTCTCTCGGTACTTCGAACATAGTGCCACCGACAAAAGGCGCATCTACCGCGGGAGCCGATGCGATAGGTGCTCTATTTCGTGCAGGCGGAAGCGCTGCGGTGCCGACCGCTATttcgtcgtcttccaaCGCCCAGGCTGGATCCAGCACAGAGGACCCGACGCACGCCGCCTCGCGGAAGCGCGTTGACGAGATAAGCGCCAAGCTCCGTGCTGTTAATGCAGTGGCCGAACTCGGTCGTCGATCTTACGAAAAAGCAGCCAAGATTCTGCTGAGCATCGATCCAGCACTTAGCTCTTCGTTCTCTGACATCATCAGCCCTTCGGACGTATCGTTGTACGTAGCGCTATGCAGTCTTGCCACGATggatcgagctgcgctcaagacgcaagTGATAGAGAACACCAGCTTTCGCGGCTTTCTCGAATATGATCCATACGTTCGAGAGCTGCTGGAAGCATTCAGCTTGGCCCAGTTCAAGAAAGTCGGTGAGATCCTGGATCAACACCAAGCACGACACCTTCTCGATCCGTATCTTGCACCTCACGTTGAAACTCTGCGAACAAGGCTCACCCGACGAGCGCTACGACAGTTTTTCACGCCGTTTGATCGAGTTAGCATCCCAAGGATGGCGACAGCGTTTGGCTGGAGTGTCGAACAGATGATCGAAGAGCTGGTGGCGTGCATCGAGAGAGGAGAATTCAAGAATCTGCCTGGTAAGGCGGCCGAGGAGGGCGACGCCAGGATCGACGCTATCACACACACGCTGGAGTACAAGACCAAAGACCCACGCAGAGCTGTGTTCGATGCTGCGGTGGAGTTGGGCGACAAGAGGTGCAGGGAGACCAGGCGGCTGTTGCTCAGAATGAAGTTGGTTGAGAATGGCGTGGTCGCCAAGGCGCAACGCGCCTATCACACTGAGCCATAG
- a CDS encoding uncharacterized protein (related to CTK2 - beta subunit of C-terminal domain kinase I), translating to MSAQARGPPPTGRASWQQQQASYATSGALPPQLAQPAGAGPRGAHPSEPLTAPIAQLVSEAPNAGGNAAIPVSSAPPIPTFSHIPYFTAIQLETLYTRRRGTRMSASTWQTNRDMATGFIQSVASRLGFPQRTTATAQQIYQRFHLFFPPSDFVLHEIAVASLFVAAKLNDTNKKPRDVLLASYALRFPQLVKGGSAASALETTPTTKTVTDEPNFPTLAGQKRKHASTSAVESLSPNPLAMAIGSVGEADVDPNILENDRKRLMALEKLILESLCYNFQSNACIALKMVIKLGRKSKLPKSFIRTSWKMAADLFRTSAPMQYPPNVIAVAALYAAALLARPPSRTTLPSEQGQQVAADTHQDDPLVAFLNNIKAVSATPSPASIQASPATPSLVPLSEPFAGCDPECRVHVEDVEEAVHELLDLFLTCTAQLPPSLYMTSASGLGTSTAATPSPLSPADPLDAFATSPSSSGGMSDPSQPAPSRKKLKQYEYSPPPFGLVDWLNSARCTQLQLSAGKSAAAVGGGIMDPTAPTKELSALLTDLKIYLRGIEYDRQRADAGFLAEVGLLAEANVVPLPGVDAASMSGVGQPVAAHSVTIELRPLGNSDASIHKSGDQIWEALDDAQKRIVERIRRRKLVAALRLTFVEPQVEKRADVGGATVTSRDEYKQSPTEQRHQSLIKESADQTLPLKRNRIEQARRYLF from the coding sequence ATGTCAGCTCAAGCACGCGGGCCACCGCCCACAGGCCGTGCAagctggcagcagcaacaggcCAGCTACGCGACGTCAGGTGCACTCCCTCCTCAGCTTGCTCAGCCTGCCGGTGCTGGCCCTCGTGGTGCACACCCATCGGAACCGCTGACGGCACCCATAGCACAGCTCGTCTCAGAGGCGCCGAATGCTGGTGGTAATGCTGCCATACCGGTGTCATCCGCTCCCCCGATCCCCACCTTCTCCCATATCCCTTACTTTACGGCTATCCAGCTCGAAACGCTCTacactcgtcgtcgtggAACACGCATGTCGGCGTCAACATGGCAAACCAACCGTGACATGGCTACCGGATTCATTCAGTCGGTTGCATCTCGCCTTGGTTTCCCACAGCGCACCACTGCTACCGCACAACAGATCTATCAGCGCTTTCATCTGTTCTTTCCACCTTCCGATTTTGTTCTCCACGAGATCGCTGTTGCCTCTTTGTTCGTAGCTGCCAAACTGAACGATACAAACAAGAAACCTAGGGATGTTCTGCTGGCCAGCTATGCGCTCCGTTTCcctcagctcgtcaaggGAGGCAGCGCTGCTTCAGCTCTCGAGACAACTCCAACCACTAAAACGGTGACGGACGAGCCGAATTTTCCCACCCTAGCAGGTCAAAAGCGCAAACACGCATCAACATCAGCCGTAGAGTCCTTATCACCTAACCCGCTAGCGATGGCCATCGGCAGTGTCGGAGAAGCCGACGTCGATCCCAACATCCTCGAAAACGATCGAAAACGGCTCATGGCGCTCGAAAAGCTCATCCTCGAAAGCCTCTGTTACAACTTCCAGAGCAATGCCTGTATTGCGCTCAAAATGGTGATCAAATTGGGAAGGAAGAGCAAATTGCCCAAGTCATTCATCCGAACCTCCTGGAAAATGGCTGCTGATTTGTTCCGCACTTCGGCGCCGATGCAGTATCCGCCCAACGTGATTGCTGTCGCGGCGCTGTAcgcagctgctctgctAGCTAGACCCCCGTCTAGAACCACGCTACCTTCCGAGCAAGGACAACAAGTTGCGGCAGATACTCACCAGGACGATCCACTGGTGGCGTTTCTGAACAATATCAAAGCGGTTTCGGCTACGCcatcaccagcatcaaTCCAAGCCTCACCAGCAACACCCTCCCTTGTTCCGCTGTCAGAACCCTTCGCAGGCTGCGATCCTGAATGTCGTGTTCACGTAGAAGACGTCGAAGAAGCGGTCCATGAACTTCTCGATCTGTTTCTGACGTGTACGGCGCAACTCCCACCTTCGCTCTACATGACATCCGCGTCAGGACTCGGTACATCTACGGCAGCTACGCCATCCCCGCTTTCGCCCGCAGACCCATTGGATGCCTTTGCCACgtcgccatcctcttctGGCGGCATGAGCGACCCATCTCAGCCAGCCCCTTCACGCAAAAAGCTCAAACAGTACGAATATTCGCCACCCCCCTTCGGGCTCGTCGATTGGCTCAATAGCGCTCGATGCACGCAGCTCCAACTAAGTGCGGGCAaatctgctgctgctgttggtggtggaatTATGGATCCGACCGCGCCAACCAAGGAGCTTTCCGCATTGCTAACCGATCTCAAGATTTATCTGCGTGGAATAGAGTACGATCGACAACGCGCGGATGCTGGTTTCCTTGCCGAAGTGGGCCTTCTCGCCGAAGCCAACGTGGTCCCATTGCCTGGAGTGGATGCTGCTTCGATGAGTGGTGTGGGACAGCCAGTAGCAGCGCACTCGGTTACGATCGAGTTACGACCTCTTGGCAATTCCGACGCCTCTATCCACAAGAGCGGTGATCAAATTTGGGAGGCATTGGATGACGCGCAGAAGAGGATTGTGGAGCGGATCCGAAGAAGGAAGTTGGTAGCAGCGTTGAGGTTAACGTTTGTAGAACCGCAGGTGGAAAAGCGGGCGGATGTGGGTGGCGCAACTGTGACGAGTCGCGACGAGTATAAGCAATCGCCGACAGAACAACGGCACCAGTCGCTAATCAAGGAATCCGCTGACCAGACGCTACCACTAAAAAGAAATCGAATCGAACAGGCCAGACGATACCTCTTCTAG
- a CDS encoding uncharacterized protein (related to SKI6 - Exosome non-catalytic core component), whose translation MSNYDRRRVNGPSSYVPIYDAAGIASTSTPVATTSQQRPDQRSYSQLRPIFLQTHLVPSASGSSYVEIGDLKLACSVFGPRQVKGRQYSGKAELNVEVKFAPFSSRRRRRPGKTTESAHLSGLLHQALLPSLRLDLLPKASLDIHIMVLQTDGLEESCIAAACIAATTALASAGIEMYGLVVGCVALVPSTTDSKDKQVLVDPSSADLGLVTAMKTATRVLLCGMPALASVTCLNVSAASNVASKSHDAGAGIGTDALDVALESLNTSLVDIHKVVAQALAEDFQRRTALTTAAAHK comes from the exons ATGTCCAACTACGATAGAAGACGGGTCAACGGGCCATCCAGCTACGTTCCGATCTACGATGCAGCTGGCATTGCATCTACTTCAACGCCGGTAGCAACGACATCGCAACAACGACCGGATCAGCGATCTTACTCGCAGCTGCGTCCCATCTTCCTACAAACCCATCTTGTACCTTCAGCGTCAGGTAGTTCCTACGTTGAAATCGGCGACCTGAAGCTGGCATGCTCGGTGTTTGGTCCTCGGCAGGTCAAGGGACGACAGTACAGTGGAAAAGCAGAGTTGAACGTTGAGGTCAAGTTTGCACCGTTTTCAAGTCGAAGGAGGAGACGTCCGGGCAAG ACAACCGAGAGTGCGCATCTTTCCGGACTTCTGCACCAAGCCCTCCTGCCATCGCTccgactcgatctgctACCGAAAGCATCGCTCGACATCCACATCATGGTTCTACAAACTGACGGTCTCGAAGAATCGTGCATCGCTGCGGCGTGCAttgctgccaccaccgcGCTCGCTTCGGCAGGAATCGAAATGTACGGTTTGGTGGTTGGATGTGTCGCCCTCGTCCCCTCCACCACGGATTCCAAAGACAAGCAAGTACTTGTAGATCCAAGCTCGGCCGATCTAGGTCTAGTGACAGCGATGAAGACGGCAACAAGGGTTCTATTGTGCGGTATGCCCGCGCTCGCTTCTGTGACATGCCTCAATGTTTCCGCTGCGTCGAATGTAGCTTCCAAGTCGCATGACGCTGGAGCAGGCATTGGCACAGATGCCTTAGATGTAGCACTTGAAAGCCTCAACACAAGTCTGGTCGACATTCATAAAGTGGTTGCGCAAGCCCTGGCCGAGGACTTTCAACGCCGAACTGCTTTGACCACCGCAGCTGCGCACAAGTAA
- a CDS encoding putative proteasome regulatory particle base subunit RPT5, with product MAPAEPEEESLDQEILDASIDEIQTRTRLLENDVKVMRSEHMRLMHEQSSKRDMIKDNSDKIKQNKMLPYLVGNVVEILDIDPDIDEESEEGANVDLDARRKGKCAVIKTSTRQTIFLPLIGLVPAEELRPGDLIGVNKDSYLVLDKLPAEYDSRVKAMEVDERPTETYTDIGGLDKQIEELVEAIVLPMQQEQKFKNLGIRPPKGALMYGPPGTGKTLLARACAAQTNACYLKLAGPSLVQMFIGDGAKLVRDAFELAKEKAPAIIFIDELDAIGTKRFDSDKSGDREVQRTMLELLNQLDGFSSDERIKVIAATNRIDILDPALLRSGRLDRKIEFPLPNEEARARIMEIHSRKMAVGPNVNFEELARSTDEMNGAQLKAVCVEAGMIALREGATILDHEHFHGGIQEVQAKKKNDQFYFS from the coding sequence ATGGCACCTGCCGAACCCGAAGAGGAGTCGCTGGACCAAGAGATCCTCGACGCATCTATCGACGAAATTCAAACACGTACACGTCTGCTTGAGAACGACGTCAAGGTGATGCGCTCCGAACACATGCGTCTGATGCACGAACAGTCATCTAAGCGCGACATGATCAAGGACAACTcggacaagatcaagcagaacaagaTGCTTCCATACCTGGTCGgcaacgtcgtcgagatcctcgACATTGATCCGGACATCGATGAGGAGTCCGAGGAAGGTGCCAATGTAGATCTGGATGCGAGGAGGAAGGGCAAGTGTGCCGtgatcaagacgagcacACGCCAAACGATCTTTCTACCCCTGATCGGTCTGGTGCCCGCGGAAGAGCTACGTCCAGGTGACTTGATTGGTGTCAACAAGGATAGCTATTTGGTGCTTGACAAGCTGCCCGCTGAATATGACTCGCGCGTCAAGGCAATGGAGGTCGATGAGAGACCTACCGAAACCTACACCGACATTGGAGGTCTGGACAAGCAAATCGAAGAGTTGGTCGAGGCGATCGTGCTACCTatgcagcaagagcagaaATTCAAAAATTTGGGTATTCGACCACCCAAGGGTGCACTCATGTACGGTCCGCCTGGTACAGGCAAGACGCTTCTAGCGCGTGCATGTGCAGCTCAGACGAACGCATGCTACCTGAAACTCGCCGGACCATCGCTGGTGCAGATGTTCATCGGTGACGGTGCCAAGCTCGTACGCGATGCGTTTGAATTGGCCAAAGAAAAAGCGCCCGCGATCATCTTtatcgacgagctggacgcGATAGGAACCAAACGATTCGACTCGGACAAATCGGGTGATCGCGAAGTACAGCGAACCATGCTGGAACTGCTCAACCAGCTCGATGGATTCTCGTCGGACGAACGCATCAAGGTGATCGCTGCTACCAATCGAATCGACATCTTGGACCCCGCACTCCTGCGTTCAGGCCGATTGGATCGCAAAATCGAGTTCCCCTTGCCGAACGAAGAGGCGCGCGCCAGAATTATGGAGATCCACAGCAGGAAGATGGCCGTCGGCCCTAACGTCAACTTTGAGGAACTGGCTAGGTCAACAGACGAGATGAATGGCGCTCAGTTGAAGGCGGTCTGCGTCGAGGCAGGTATGATTGCTTTGAGGGAGGGTGCAACCATTTTGGATCACGAGCACTTCCATGGTGGAATCCAGGAGGTCCAGGCTAAGAAGAAGAACGACCAGTTCTACTTTTCCTAA